CGGCGCCGCGGACTGATCGACCCGCCGCTGTGGACGGTGAGACAGTCGAAGCACTTCGCCGAGTGTGGGTGGTCGTGGCTGTCCGCGCCCTCGTACTCGACGCGCTCGACGGCGTCGGGGTCGAACGTCCGTCCGCAGAGCGTCGTGTACTTCAGCCCGGACTCGAGGTGGCAGCCGTAGCCGTCGCCGGCGAGCAGCAGCCACGTCGTCACGCTACCACCCCCCGATTTCCACTGGAAACAGCAGCCCCTATCGCGAGATACAGTTCACGCCAGCCGCTTCGCTGAACTTGCGTTAGAAGACGGCTATCCTTTAAATAAGCAGGATTCCACCAATCTACAGCAAGCCTAGGCCGGGATTTGAACCCGGGCTCTCGTCCTTACCAAGGACGCGCTTTACCGCTAAGCTACCCAGGCGCGCATACGGTGGTTGACGTGAGTCGTCTTTATGGGTTTCGATTCGCCACGAGGCGACGGCGTCCGCCGTCGACCCGACTCAGGGGTCGGTCGCCGAGGTCGCCCGGTCGGTCGGGACGCCGTCGTTCGGGGGCGTCTCGGCCTCCGCGTCCGGTTCGTCCGCGTCGAGGGCGGGGAGGCACTCGTCGGCGGGCGGGAAGCCGACGCTGGCGCCGGCGGCGAGGTCGTGGGCGGCCGCGAGCGACTCCGGCGCGGGGGTCGCGCCGACGGCGGCGGCGCCGGTCAGGACGGCGAGTTCGAGGACGTCGCGCTCCAGATTGGCGTCGAGGTCGTCGGCCTCGTCGGCGGCGGCCGCGTCGTCGCGGAGGGTCTGGTCCCGGCCGAAGTTCCTGACGGTACGGACGGCCTTGTCGGCGGCGTCGGTGCGGGCGAGCAGGTAGAAGCCGCGAGCGACGAGGATGTCGGCGGCGAGGACTTCGAGGTCGCTGTCGCCGCCGTCGTCCGCGCCGGACCAGGGCTCCTCGTGGGCGAGCGTCCGGGTCAGGCGCAGCCCCTCGTATATGAGCTGGACGCCCGCGGCCCGGTGGGCGATCGCTTCGAGGTCGGCGCCGGGGTCGATCGACGCGGCGCTCTCGAGGGTGAGGGCACCGGGGACCATCGAGGCGTCGTCGAGGACGTCGGCGATGACGTCGTGCAGTCGCGGCGGGTCGACGTCCGCGACGGCGTCGCGGGCGGCTCGCCGACACGTATCGGCCCTGTCCATCAGGCGGGCCTTACGGCGGAGGAGGCAAAGACCTTTGGAAACGCCACCCCCACACGGCGCATGATCGAACAGGACGTAGACGGCCGCGTGCGGACGATCACGCTCGATCGGCCGGCCGCCCGCAACGCCCTCACCGTCGCCGGGCTGGAGGCCCTCGAGGCGGCGGTCGTCGACGCCGACGAACCCGTGCTCTACCTCGAAGGCGCCGGGCCGGCGTTCTGCGCCGGCGCGGACCTCGACGCGGTGGCCGACCTCGACGCCGACGGCGCCGCGGCGTTCGCGCGGCTGGGCCAGCGGGTCGCGCGTGCGATCGAATCCGCATCGTCGGTCGTCGTCGCCGGAATCGACGGCCCCGCCCGCGGCGGCGGGCTCGAACTCGCGCTCGCCTGCGACGTGCGGGTCGCGACGCCCGACGCGACGTTCGGCGAGCCCGGGGTGACGTTCGGGCTGTTCGGCGCGTGGGGCGGCACCGTCCGCCTGCCGCGGGTCGTCGGCGAGAGCGTGGCCTTCGACCTCGCGTGTTCCGGCCGGACCCTCGACGCCGAGGCGGCGCTGCGGACGGGACTGCTATCGCGGATCGTCGACGAGCCGCGGACGGTCGCCGCCGAGATCGCGGCCAACCCTCCGGACGCGCTCGCGGTCCTGAAGCGGCGACTGCGCGACGACGCCGACCGGGAGACGCGCGAACGACGCGAGGCCGAGGCGTTCGCGGACCTCGTCGCCGCCCACGCGGACGACGTCGCGGCGCTGCGGGAGTAGGAGGGTCGGCGACCGGCGTCCGCGTCGGTCGGCACAGCGGTCCGGGCGCCGATCAGCGCGGCGACTTCGGCGCCGATCAGTGCAGCGGCTCCGGGGCCGGCGGGGCGGTCCGCTTGTGCCCGCTGGCCTCGTACATCGTCCGCACGCGCTCGACGGTCGCCTCGTCGACGCCGAGTTCGCGGGCGGTCGCCGCGGCCGACAGCGGGCCGTCGACGTGGGCGACGAGGATCGAGTCGAGGGTGTCGTAGTCGATCCCCAGTTCGCCCTCGTCGGTCTGGTCGGCCCACAGTTCGGCCGTCGCGGGCTTGCTCGCCAGATCGTCGGGGACGCCGACGTGGCGGGCCAGCTGGCGGACCTGACCCTTGTAGAGGTTCCCGATCGGGTGGCAGTCGACGGCGCCGTCGCCGTACTTGGTGAAGTAGCCGACGGCCGCCTCGCTCCGGTTGCCCGTTCCGAGGACGAGCCGGTTCTCGTGGTTCGCGACGAGGTAGTTGCACACCGCCCGGACGCGCGCTCGTGCGTTGCCGACGGCCACGTGGTCGCCCGCCGCCTCGGGGTAGGCGTCGAGGAACGCGTCGACGACGGGTTCGACCTCGATCACGTCGTAGGGGATCTCGAGCGACTCCGCGACGCGCTCGGCGTCGCTCATGTTCTCCTCGCTGCTGACCCGGGCCGGGAGGACGAGCCCGCGGAGGTTCTCGGCGCCGAGCGCCTCGACGGCGAGGTGGGCGGTGAGCGTGCTGTCGATGCCGCCGGAGAGCCCGAGGACGGCGCCGTCGGCCCCTGCCGCGTCGACCCGCTCGCGGACGAACGTGACGATGTGTTCGCGATGTCGTTCTAGCTCCGCCTCGGAGAATCGGACGTCGATCATCACCCCAACGTTCGCCCGCGGCGACCTAATAGCCTCGCCTAACGCGTGAAACGTGGACGTTCGTCGAGTTCGGTGGGCGTCGGAAGCAGGTGGAAGCTCACCAGCCGACCCGGAGCACCATGGCCCCCGCATCGCGCAGCTCCGGCGCGAGGTCGTCGAGGGAGTCCACCGAGACGTACCGCGGGGTCCGGGGACTCGCGTCGAGGCCGTGCCGGGCGACGTAATCGCGAAACGACGTCGGGCCGAACACCGACCGCTCCGAGTTCGCCAGCTCCCACAGTGCGGGCTCGAACACCATGTCGGGTGAGACGAAACTCTCTACTGACGGTATTTGTCCGCTGTGGTTGCGGAGCCGCCCGGAAGTGCGCCGGCCGGGAATTGAACCCGGGCTATGAGCTTGGGAAGCTCATGTCCTACCACTAGACCACCGGCGCGCGTCGTCACCTCGTTGGTTTCCCCTCGCGGCACTTGAACGTAGCGCTTCGGCCGTTCGCGGGGCCGACGGCCACAACGATTAAGCGGACCTGCTGCCGGCCACAAGCCTCAATACGGCCGTTTCCCACGTGCCGAGTAGGCGACGACGGCCTCGAACGGTCGGGGTGGACGGCTCGGGCGAAGGACGGCGCAGGGAGCGGACGGACGGGTCCGCTCCGATGGGGGCGTCCGTGTCGGGCCGTCTCCGGCGAGCGACGCTCGCCGGGACGAGCGACACCGGACCGTGACGTGAATCGAGCCAGGAGGGCGCTGGCGCTTCGATTCACTTCTCGTTTCGACCGACCGCGACCCGCGAGCGGCGGCGTCGCGGCCGAGAACCCGCGCCGATCAGAGCACGCCACGGAGGCGCACCGCGTCGTCGGTGATCTCCTCGACGCTGCCGTCGTCCAGCGGGTGGGCGTCCGCGGTGGCCTCCCCCCAGCCGAGTTTGGCCTTGACCGTGTCGGCGATTCCGGGGTCGGGTTCGACGTACGCCCGGCCGTCGCGGACCTCGACGACGCGGCCGACCTCGGTGCCGTCGACGTTCAGTACGCGTTTCCCCTCGTCCGATTTCGTGAGCCTCGCGTCCGTCATGGTGCCGGTCGCCCTGGGCGCCGCAGTCGCCGTCCCTACGGCCGTGGGGGGCATAAAGCGCCGAAACCGTTGTCCCGGATTCCAGCGGTTCGCCCGCGCCGCCGCCGGGTAATTCGTCGTTGACGCCGCCGGAGCGGCGAGGCGCGCCCGCGAGGGGCCGAAACCGATCCGACCGTCGCCGGTCGTCGATCGAGGCGTCGGACGGCCTGACAGTGGCGGAAACCGACGGAAAGAGCCTATTAGGCGCGTACAACGGAAGGATTATCCCGGTAGAAACGTACTAGCACTCGATCAATGGACGAATTCCCGTCGTTCGACGACCCCCGCGTCGCGCCGCGGTTCTGCCGCCGCCCGTCGGGCGACGCCGACCTGACGCTCGTGGGCGTGGTCCACGACCATCCCGCCAGCGTCGGCCGCGTCGAGGCGGTCCTCGACGCCGTCCGCCCCGACGTCCTCGCGCTCGAACTCCCGCCCGCCGCGGTGCCGCTGTACCGGGCGTACGCCCGGGAGGAGCCGCGTTTCGGCGGCGAGATGAGCGCGGCGATCCGTGCCGCGCCCGGGGCGGAGGTCGCCGGCATCGACGCGCCGAGCTGGTCGTTCCTCCGGCGGCTGCTCGCGCGCCTGCTGGCCGACCGCGTCCCGCCGTCGACGGCGCGGCGCGTCCTCGCCAGCCTCGGGGGCGCGACCCGGACCGCGCTGGCCTGCCGGGTCGCGGCGACGCTCACGCACGCCACGTCGATGACGGTGGCGTTCGACGACCCCGTCGACTACGAGTGTACGCGCGCGGACCCGCCGGAACGGCAGGCCGCCCACGAGCGTGCACACGTCGCGGGCGTGGCGGCGCTGCTGGGCGGGGCGGAGTCGAGCGCGCTCGCCTACCGCGACGAGACGCGCGAGCGGTGTATGATCGACCGCCTGACGTCGCTGCGCTCGGCGGGGTCGGTCGTCGCCGTCGTCGGCGTCGACCACCTCGACGCGCTCGAGGCGGCGCTGGCCGACTAGCGCCGGGCGGCCGGCGCCGGCGGTTCGATCACGATTTCGCCGTCGCCGTAGACCGTGACCCGGTGGTCGTGGACGAAGACGACGAGGTGGCCGCCGGTTCGCGGACTGCCGTCGTGTCGCGGCCGGAAGAGCGCGTCCAGCGCGTCGGGGTCGACGGCGTCGTACAGCGAGATGCGGCCGTCGGTGACGTCGACGCCCATGCAGTCGGCCAGCGCGTGGACGACCGTCGTCGAGAGGGTCGCGGGGCCGTCGGGGTCGTGGTACGTCCGGTAGACGGGTGGCGGACTCGCGGGCGGTCCGTGGGGGGCGGGTGCGGGGTGCGGTCTCATGACGTCGCGTGCCTGCTACCCTTCTCGGGCCCGACGGTAAAAGCGTAATCGTTCCTTACCCGCCGGCTCACCGCCGGAGCGTCGAGATACAGTTCCAGCAGTAGGTGAACGTCGGGTCGGCCTCGTTGGTCGCCCCGCAGCGGGGGCAGGTCACCGTCTCGCCGTCGAATTCGAGGGCGTCGTGGTCGTGGTCGATCTGCGACCCGTCCGGGTCGTCGACCGGGCCGGGGTAGCTCTCCGACCCCCCGGGCGGCCGAAAACTCGCGTGGTTGCCGTTGGTGAGCGACGGGGCCGGCGAGCCGTCGTCGTTCCCGCGGCGCGCGTAGAAGTAGTACAGTAGCAGGTGGAGGAGCGCGAACAGGACCACGTATCCGACGAGCCACTGCCAGAGCTCCATCGGTGTGACATACTCTCTCTAGGCACTTGGATATTCCCCGTGCGAACTCCGGCGGCTAGTTCGGCGGCCGGAGGTCGCGCTCGAACTCGTCGAAGACTTCGAGGTCGTCGTCCAGTTCGTACTCGATGCGGCGCTCGTCCTGTCGGTTTCGCCCGGCCTCCTCCAGCGGGACGGCGACGTCCTCCCAGCCGGGTTTGATCTTGACGCTCTTTGCGGGCATCCCGACGGCGATGTGGTGGTCGGGGACGTCGTGCTGGACGACGGCGCGCGCGCCGACGATGGCGTTCTCGCCGACTCTGTTGCCCGCGCGCACCATCGCGTCGAAGGTGACCCGGGCGTCGTCCTCGACGACCGTGTGGTAGTTGCGCACCTCGGTCTGGTCGACGACGTCGTGATCGTGGCTGTAGAGGTGGACGCCGTCGGAGAGGGAGACGCGGTCGCCGATCGTCAGCCGACCCCGGTCGTCCAAGTGGACGTCGTCGTGGATCACCACGTTGTCGCCGACGCGGATGTTGTGGCCGTAGGTGAACGTGATCCCCTTGAAGAACCGGCAGTTCTCCCCGCACTCCTCGAAGAGGTGGGTCGCGAGCATCGACCGGAACCGCAGCGCGAACTCGACGTTGTCCGCGATCGGCAGGCTGTCGAACTGCCGCCAGAGCCACTGGAGGTGCTTCGACCGGCGGAACGCCTCCTCGTCTTTCTCGGCGTAGTACTCGCTCTCCAGCGTGGTGTTGCAGGGGTCGTAGCTCTGCAAGCGGACCCGCTC
The Salinilacihabitans rarus DNA segment above includes these coding regions:
- a CDS encoding acyltransferase gives rise to the protein MTKRHVSLPEEAETGMREFIAEVDDRLSSDEDTCAVVEDVLLDLTGDREAYERWQAGESVSPAERVRLQSYDPCNTTLESEYYAEKDEEAFRRSKHLQWLWRQFDSLPIADNVEFALRFRSMLATHLFEECGENCRFFKGITFTYGHNIRVGDNVVIHDDVHLDDRGRLTIGDRVSLSDGVHLYSHDHDVVDQTEVRNYHTVVEDDARVTFDAMVRAGNRVGENAIVGARAVVQHDVPDHHIAVGMPAKSVKIKPGWEDVAVPLEEAGRNRQDERRIEYELDDDLEVFDEFERDLRPPN
- a CDS encoding NAD+ synthase, which translates into the protein MIDVRFSEAELERHREHIVTFVRERVDAAGADGAVLGLSGGIDSTLTAHLAVEALGAENLRGLVLPARVSSEENMSDAERVAESLEIPYDVIEVEPVVDAFLDAYPEAAGDHVAVGNARARVRAVCNYLVANHENRLVLGTGNRSEAAVGYFTKYGDGAVDCHPIGNLYKGQVRQLARHVGVPDDLASKPATAELWADQTDEGELGIDYDTLDSILVAHVDGPLSAAATARELGVDEATVERVRTMYEASGHKRTAPPAPEPLH
- a CDS encoding DUF7114 family protein, whose translation is MDRADTCRRAARDAVADVDPPRLHDVIADVLDDASMVPGALTLESAASIDPGADLEAIAHRAAGVQLIYEGLRLTRTLAHEEPWSGADDGGDSDLEVLAADILVARGFYLLARTDAADKAVRTVRNFGRDQTLRDDAAAADEADDLDANLERDVLELAVLTGAAAVGATPAPESLAAAHDLAAGASVGFPPADECLPALDADEPDAEAETPPNDGVPTDRATSATDP
- a CDS encoding PRC-barrel domain containing protein, giving the protein MTDARLTKSDEGKRVLNVDGTEVGRVVEVRDGRAYVEPDPGIADTVKAKLGWGEATADAHPLDDGSVEEITDDAVRLRGVL
- a CDS encoding enoyl-CoA hydratase/isomerase family protein, whose protein sequence is MIEQDVDGRVRTITLDRPAARNALTVAGLEALEAAVVDADEPVLYLEGAGPAFCAGADLDAVADLDADGAAAFARLGQRVARAIESASSVVVAGIDGPARGGGLELALACDVRVATPDATFGEPGVTFGLFGAWGGTVRLPRVVGESVAFDLACSGRTLDAEAALRTGLLSRIVDEPRTVAAEIAANPPDALAVLKRRLRDDADRETRERREAEAFADLVAAHADDVAALRE
- a CDS encoding DUF7577 domain-containing protein; its protein translation is MELWQWLVGYVVLFALLHLLLYYFYARRGNDDGSPAPSLTNGNHASFRPPGGSESYPGPVDDPDGSQIDHDHDALEFDGETVTCPRCGATNEADPTFTYCWNCISTLRR
- a CDS encoding HalOD1 output domain-containing protein, which translates into the protein MRPHPAPAPHGPPASPPPVYRTYHDPDGPATLSTTVVHALADCMGVDVTDGRISLYDAVDPDALDALFRPRHDGSPRTGGHLVVFVHDHRVTVYGDGEIVIEPPAPAARR